The genomic region CTAAAAGCACTATTTCCAGTAGATGTAAGAAGTACAAAGGCTACCTATGAAATACAATTTGGAAATGTAGAAAGAAATACACATTGGAATACCAGCTGGGACTATGCAAAATTTGAAACAGTAGCTCATAAATGGGTAGATTTATCAGAAAGAAATTATGGATTAAGTCTTTTAAACGATTGTAAATATGGTCATGATATAAAAGATAATAATATGAGAATAACACTCTTAAAATCAGCAATAAATCCAGATCCGGATGCTGACATAGGTCAACACTCATTTACTTACAGTATACTACCTCATGAAGGAGATTGGTTTAAAGCTAATACAACAAAAGAAGCATATGAACTAAATTATCCTTTAATGGCAGTAAAAAGTAAAAAATATGGAGATTTAGAAAACTCATACTCATTAATAAAAATAAATGAAAACTCAACCATATTGGACACAATAAAAAAAGCAGAAGATGATGATGCAATAATAATAAGACTATATGAATATGCAAATTCAAACGATGATGTAGAAATAATAATTAAAGAAAGTATTAAAAAAGTTGAAGAATGTAATTTAATGGAAGAAACAATAAATAAAATAGAAAATGAAAAAAATAAATTCAGATTTTCTATAAAACCTTATGAGATAAAAACATTCAAAATCTACTTATAGTCGGAGGTTAATATATGATAATAGGTGAAGAACTTTCAAACATGCCTTGGGAAGATAGACCTGAAAACTGCAAAGATGTTGTTTGGAGATACTCAAAAAATCCCATAATAAAAAGAGATGCTACAAAAAATTCCAATAGTATATTCAATAGTGCTGTAATACCATTTAAAGATGGATTTGCTGGCGTTTTTAGATGTGATAATAAATGTAGAGAAATGAATGTTCATGTAGGTTTCTCAAAAGATGGTATAAATTGGGATATAAATGATGAACCTATAAACTTTAAATCAGCCGATACAACAGATCCTGAAATTGGAATATCAAAATACAAATATGATCCTAGAGTATGTAAAATAGATGATAAATACTATATAACTTGGTGTAATGGTTATCATGGACCAACAATAGGAGTTGGTTATACAGAAGACTTTAAAACATTCTATCAAACAGAAAATGCATTTCTTCCATTCAATAGAAATGGTGTATTATTCCCAAAAAAAATAAACGGAAATTTTGCAATGTTGAGTAGACCAAGTGATAATGGTCATACCCCTTTCGGAGACATATACTATAGTGAAAGTCCAGATTTAAAATTTTGGGGAAAACATAGACATGTTATGACAACAACAGGAATAGAAATCAGTCCTTGGCAAAGTACTAAAATAGGAGCTGGGCCAATACCAATAGAAACAGATGAAGGCTGGTTATTGATATATCATGGAGTGCTAACTTCATGCAATGGATATGTATATCATATGGGAAGTGCTATATTAGATAAAAATGAACCTTGGAAAGTAAAGTTCAGATCAAGACCTTATATATTATCGCCTCAAACTCAATATGAATGTGTAGGAGATGTTCCTAATGTGGTATTCCCTTGTGCTACACTTCATGATAGTAAAACAGGCAAAATCGCTATATACTATGGTGCTGCTGATACTGTAACAGCTTTAGCTTTTACAACAGTAGAAGAACTAATTAAATTCACAAAAGAAAATTCTATGATATAACATAAAATATGATTAGGCTGATAATTTAGCCTAATCATATTTTTAATTCAAAATTACTTCTTTCTCTTAATTTCAAATTCAAAAAAATCTCCTGGTTTAATAGTCTCAATCAAAATAGCTGCTTCTGTCGCATCTGCGACCAAATTCACCCTAGAATCCGACTCAAAATCTTTCTTTAAAACATGCAAATTTCCCTCATAACGTAAATAACCATGATTATCTATACAAACACCATACTTAAACCTATCAATACAATTATTAGGCCTTATACTACTCTTCAAATTATTAATAGCTTTAGAAGATCTAACAACAAACTCTCCAGGATCTTTTCTATTTCTATGAACCATATCTAAAATTCTTAATTCCTCATCACAAACATCAAAAATTTTTATAGGGATTCTAAAAATATTTTTCTTAATATCTGAAATCCTACAAAGTTCTTCAAAACTTGCTTGTGAATCACCAAAAAAAACATTATCGACACCACAACTGATCAAATGTTGATAAGCAACTACCGGATCCATATGTCTATGCATCTCTAAAGTAGGTAATCCTTCAAAAATAGGTCCTCTTGGTCTATAAAACGAAGGAATAAAAGCTGTGAGTTCTATATTATAATACTTAAATAAACTATTTCTCTCATTAAAAAGAGACTCTGAAATACCTGTTTCAGGTCTTGGATAATAATTATGACAAGCATTGATCTTACTTAGATCACCTCCAAAACTTAAAATCTCCTCAATATCACTTTTCTCTAAAGTACTTGCATTCAAAGTTATCCCACAAAAAAGTTCTTTTGTCAACTTAGCTATATCTTTATTTGAAAAACCAAAATCAAGTCTCAAAGACTCTATATTATACTTATTAAAATCAATATTATCAAAATAAGACTTAGAAATATCAGCAATTATACTCATATCTAATTCTTTAGAATAATTAAGAATCTCATTCATCTCATAATCAAAATCCATACTACTCTCAGGAATATGAAAAGATGTAAATATTTTATTGATACCAAGTTCTTTAGCTTTACTCATATACTCATAATTTTCTTCAAGAGAAATTCCAAGTCCTGCAAAAACAGAAATTCCTAACATAAAAAAACCTCCATTAAAAATCAATAATTTCTTTTTCTTTAATAAATAATGCTGTTATAATAAAACCAAAAATATATGAAATTACAAGTCCTATAAAATAATCCAACATTGATTCTGGATGCATAAGAGGTATAGCAGCAATACCAGAAGGACCCCAAGCACCAGCTAAAACATGTCTAAGCATAATATAAGCTCCACCAAAACCTGCTCCAAGACCTGCAGTTATAAATGGTTTACCCAAAGGTAAAGTAACGCCATAAATCAAAGGTTCACCTATTCCTAAAATACCTGCTGGAAGAGCTCCAGATATTATATTTTTCAATCTTGAATTTCCTACCTTCTTAGCTTTAATCCAAATAGCTATAGCAGCTCCGACTTGACCAGCACCTGCCATTGCAAGAACAGGAAAAAGAGAAACTCCACCCATAGCTTCCAATTGTACTGCATAAATAGGTATAAGACCATGATGTAAACCTAGAAGAACCATAGGCAAAAATACAGCTGACAATATATATCCAGATAAAACACTCACAACAGGAATATCAGATGAAACCAATAAATCTAAACCTTTAACT from Oceanotoga teriensis harbors:
- a CDS encoding glycoside hydrolase family 130 protein, which codes for MIIGEELSNMPWEDRPENCKDVVWRYSKNPIIKRDATKNSNSIFNSAVIPFKDGFAGVFRCDNKCREMNVHVGFSKDGINWDINDEPINFKSADTTDPEIGISKYKYDPRVCKIDDKYYITWCNGYHGPTIGVGYTEDFKTFYQTENAFLPFNRNGVLFPKKINGNFAMLSRPSDNGHTPFGDIYYSESPDLKFWGKHRHVMTTTGIEISPWQSTKIGAGPIPIETDEGWLLIYHGVLTSCNGYVYHMGSAILDKNEPWKVKFRSRPYILSPQTQYECVGDVPNVVFPCATLHDSKTGKIAIYYGAADTVTALAFTTVEELIKFTKENSMI
- a CDS encoding MupG family TIM beta-alpha barrel fold protein, translating into MLGISVFAGLGISLEENYEYMSKAKELGINKIFTSFHIPESSMDFDYEMNEILNYSKELDMSIIADISKSYFDNIDFNKYNIESLRLDFGFSNKDIAKLTKELFCGITLNASTLEKSDIEEILSFGGDLSKINACHNYYPRPETGISESLFNERNSLFKYYNIELTAFIPSFYRPRGPIFEGLPTLEMHRHMDPVVAYQHLISCGVDNVFFGDSQASFEELCRISDIKKNIFRIPIKIFDVCDEELRILDMVHRNRKDPGEFVVRSSKAINNLKSSIRPNNCIDRFKYGVCIDNHGYLRYEGNLHVLKKDFESDSRVNLVADATEAAILIETIKPGDFFEFEIKRKK